A genomic stretch from Oreochromis niloticus isolate F11D_XX linkage group LG11, O_niloticus_UMD_NMBU, whole genome shotgun sequence includes:
- the ddr1 gene encoding epithelial discoidin domain-containing receptor 1 isoform X4 has protein sequence MYAFGRQSDSRQVTRRVAALMASTTLRVFPVAVVTILAVLASSAEKHEWHFDPAQCRYALGMEDGTIPDSDITASSAWSDSTEAKHGRLSTGEGDGAWCPLGSVFPSGSEYLQIDLRRLHFLALVGTQGRHADGHGQEFARSYRLRYSRDGEKWITWKDRWGQDVVSGNENTYDVVLKDLGPPIVARMVRFYPLADRVMSVCLRVELYGCLWNDGLKAYTAPVGHVMQLPGMSVYLNDSTYDGSTEQGIQFGGLGQLCDGVLGGDDFTKTKELRVWPGYDYLGWSREALGQGSVDIEFHFEKPRVFHHMQVHSNNRHTQGVRVFSKVECLFKPGILQPWSSPALTLPVPLEDLKDPSSRPISLPLGGRPAQILRCKFYFADRWLLISEISFLSEPFEEDVTDTDLFPPNIPKIPGTKSSPPPVNVTSSAPTSSRGAFNSTTGPTGPAFAAVTPRAGLPVAKDDSSNTAILIGCLVGIILLLLAVIVVILWRQYWKKLLGKAQGSLSSDELRVHLSVPSDNVVINNTHSYSSRYQRIHTFPDDRDHDREAEGEYQEPSALLRPRDHRDSTALLLNNPTHYLLLPDHRKGLRALVVPSSTQVREKSLNVPQACGLDFDMEKGFPPAQEEPPPYPGSPPYPSLSPPVSPPMPPSVPHYAEADIVSLQGVSGNNTYAVPALASSSPGADAAPLPELPRQCLIFKEKLGEGQFGEVHLCEIESPQDLPTLEFPFNVRKGRPLLVAVKILRPDASKNARNDFLKEVKILSRLKDPNIIRLLGVCVSSDPLCMVTEYMECGDLNQYLSQRVLLDKTGPSHNTPTISYPALISMASQIASGMKFLSSLNFVHRDLATRNCLVGGERGESGEDRGGERHIKIADFGMSRNLYAGDYYRIQGRAVLPIRWMAWECILMGKFTTASDVWAFGVTLWEMLSVCQEQPYSTLTDEQVIDNAGEFFRDQGRQVYLSRPAVCPQGLYELMLSCWNRDCKVRPSFAYIHSFLTEDAMNMV, from the exons GTATGCCTTTGGTCGTCAGTCTGACTCCCGACAGGTAACCAGGCGTGTTGCTGCTCTCATGGCCTCGACAACCCTGCGAGTGTTCCCTGTCGCTGTGGTCACCATCCTGGCAGTGCTGGCGTCGTCTGCAGAGAAGCATGAGTGGCACTTCGATCCAG CTCAGTGTCGTTACGCCCTGGGGATGGAGGATGGCACCATCCCAGATTCTGACATCACTGCCTCCAGCGCCTGGTCAGACTCCACGGAGGCCAAACATGGAAG GTTGAGTACTGGAGAGGGGGACGGAGCGTGGTGTCCATTAGGATCCGTGTTCCCCAGCGGATCAGAGTACCTTCAG ATTGACCTGCGCAGACTCCACTTCCTGGCTCTGGTCGGCACTCAGGGTCGCCACGCTGACGGACACGGTCAGGAGTTTGCACGCAGTTACCGGCTCCGCTATTCCCGAGATGGAGAGAAATGGATCACCTGGAAGGACCGCTGGGGCCAAGAT GTGGTGTCTGGTAATGAGAATACCTACGATGTTGTGCTGAAAGACCTCGGACCTCCCATTGTGGCACGCATGGTGCGATTCTACCCCCTCGCCGACCGGGTTATGAGCGTTTGTCTTCGGGTGGAGCTCTATGGCTGCCTTTGGAACG ATGGGTTGAAGGCTTACACAGCTCCAGTGGGTCATGTCATGCAGCTGCCCGGCATGTCTGTGTATCTCAACGACTCCACCTATGATGGGAGCACGGAACAAGG gataCAGTTTGGAGGCCTTGGTCAGCTGTGTGACGGTGTCCTGGGAGGAGACGACTTTACAAAGACTAAGGAGTTGAGGGTGTGGCCTGGGTATGACTACCTGGGCTGGAGCCGGGAAGCTCTCGGGCAAGGCAGCGTGGATATTGAGTTCCACTTTGAGAAACCACGAGTCTTCCACCACATGCAG GTGCACAGTAATAACCGTCACACACAGGGTGTGAGGGTTTTCAGCAAAGTGGAGTGCCTTTTTAAGCCTGGCATCCTCCAGCCATGGTCCTCTCCTGCCCTCACCTTGCCTGTGCCCCTCGAGGATCTAAAGGACCCCTCGTCACGACCCATCTCTCTCCCACTGGGCGGCCGGCCGGCTCAGATCCTCCGCTGCAAATTCTACTTTGCCGACCGTTGGCTGCTCATCAGCGAGATATCTTTCCTCTCTG AGCCGTTTGAGGAGGATGTCACAGACACTGATTTATTTCCTCCAAATATTCCCAAGATTCCTGGCACCAaatcctctcctcctcctgttaaTGTCACCTCCTCTGCTCCCACGTCGAGCCGCGGTGCCTTCAATTCCACTACCGGGCCTACTG GGCCGGCGTTTGCTGCTGTTACTCCGAGGGCGGGGCTTCCCGTGGCTAAAGACGACAGCAGCAATACAGccattctgattggctgcctggtGGGCATCATCCTTCTGCTCCTGGCTGTGATAGTTGTCATTCTTTGGAGGCAGTACTGGAAAAAGTTACTGGGAAAG GCCCAAGGCAGTCTGTCCAGTGATGAGCTGCGGGTTCACCTCTCCGTCCCCTCGGACAACGTGGTCATCAACAACACCCACAGCTACTCGAGTCGCTACCAGCGCATCCACACTTTTCCGGATGACCGTGACCACGACAGAGAAGCAGAAGGGGAGTATCAGGAGCCCAGCGCCCTGCTCCGGCCCCGAGATCACAGAGACAGCACAG CCTTGCTGTTAAACAACCCAACCCATTACCTGCTCCTACCAGATCACAGAAAAGGCTTGAGAGCGTTAGTCGTCCCCAGCTCCACACAGGTTCGGGAAAAGAGCCTCAATGTGCCCCAGG CTTGTGGTCTGGACTTTGACATGGAGAAAGGTTTCCCCCCAGCACAGGAGGAGCCTCCTCCCTACCCCGGGTCCCCTCCTTACCCTTCCCTGTCTCCGCCCGTGTCTCCCCCGATGCCCCCCAGCGTCCCCCACTATGCCGAGGCAGACATCGTGAGCTTGCAGGGTGTCAGCGGCAACAACACCTACGCTGTTCCGGCCTTGGCCTCTTCAAGCCCCGGAGCTGATGCCGCCCCGCTGCCAGAGCTGCCACGCCAGTGTCTCATCTTCAAGGAGAAGCTCGGGGAGGGGCAGTTTGGAGAG GTACACCTGTGTGAAATCGAGAGCCCTCAGGACCTTCCTACCCTGGAGTTCCCCTTCAATGTGAGAAAAGGTCGCCCCCTTCTGGTAGCTGTGAAGATACTGCGCCCAGACGCCTCCAAGAACGCCAG GAACGACTTCCTGAAAGAGGTGAAGATCCTGTCTCGCTTGAAGGACCCGAACATAATCAGGCTGCTGGGGGTGTGTGTGAGCAGTGATCCGCTCTGCATGGTCACCGAATACATGGAGTGTGGAGACTTGAACCAGTATTTGTCCCAGCGAGTGCTTCTGGACAAAACTGGGCCTTCACACAATACGCCAACCATCAG TTACCCAGCGCTCATCTCCATGGCCAGCCAGATTGCGTCAGGAATGAAGTTCCTCTCCTCGCTTAACTTCGTGCACCGAGATCTGGCCACGCGTAACTGTctggttgggggtgagaggGGCGAGAGCGGAGAGGACCGAGGCGGAGAGCGCCACATCAAGATCGCCGACTTCGGCATGAGCAGGAACTTGTACGCTGGAGACTACTACAGGATCCAGGGCAGGGCCGTGCTGCCAATACGCTGGATGGCCTGGGAGTGCATACTCATG GGTAAGTTCACCACGGCGAGCGATGTGTGGGCGTTCGGAGTCACTCTGTGGGAGATGCTGAGCGTTTGTCAGGAGCAGCCGTATTCCACCCTCACGGATGAGCAAGTCATCGACAATGCTGGCGAGTTCTTCAGAGACCAGGGCAGACAG GTGTATCTGAGC
- the ddr1 gene encoding epithelial discoidin domain-containing receptor 1 isoform X3 — translation MASTTLRVFPVAVVTILAVLASSAEKHEWHFDPAQCRYALGMEDGTIPDSDITASSAWSDSTEAKHGRLSTGEGDGAWCPLGSVFPSGSEYLQIDLRRLHFLALVGTQGRHADGHGQEFARSYRLRYSRDGEKWITWKDRWGQDVVSGNENTYDVVLKDLGPPIVARMVRFYPLADRVMSVCLRVELYGCLWNDGLKAYTAPVGHVMQLPGMSVYLNDSTYDGSTEQGIQFGGLGQLCDGVLGGDDFTKTKELRVWPGYDYLGWSREALGQGSVDIEFHFEKPRVFHHMQVHSNNRHTQGVRVFSKVECLFKPGILQPWSSPALTLPVPLEDLKDPSSRPISLPLGGRPAQILRCKFYFADRWLLISEISFLSEPFEEDVTDTDLFPPNIPKIPGTKSSPPPVNVTSSAPTSSRGAFNSTTGPTEPPTTTTAVMMDTTGNWTLSGPAFAAVTPRAGLPVAKDDSSNTAILIGCLVGIILLLLAVIVVILWRQYWKKLLGKAQGSLSSDELRVHLSVPSDNVVINNTHSYSSRYQRIHTFPDDRDHDREAEGEYQEPSALLRPRDHRDSTALLLNNPTHYLLLPDHRKGLRALVVPSSTQVREKSLNVPQACGLDFDMEKGFPPAQEEPPPYPGSPPYPSLSPPVSPPMPPSVPHYAEADIVSLQGVSGNNTYAVPALASSSPGADAAPLPELPRQCLIFKEKLGEGQFGEVHLCEIESPQDLPTLEFPFNVRKGRPLLVAVKILRPDASKNARNDFLKEVKILSRLKDPNIIRLLGVCVSSDPLCMVTEYMECGDLNQYLSQRVLLDKTGPSHNTPTISYPALISMASQIASGMKFLSSLNFVHRDLATRNCLVGGERGESGEDRGGERHIKIADFGMSRNLYAGDYYRIQGRAVLPIRWMAWECILMGKFTTASDVWAFGVTLWEMLSVCQEQPYSTLTDEQVIDNAGEFFRDQGRQVYLSRPAVCPQGLYELMLSCWNRDCKVRPSFAYIHSFLTEDAMNMV, via the exons ATGGCCTCGACAACCCTGCGAGTGTTCCCTGTCGCTGTGGTCACCATCCTGGCAGTGCTGGCGTCGTCTGCAGAGAAGCATGAGTGGCACTTCGATCCAG CTCAGTGTCGTTACGCCCTGGGGATGGAGGATGGCACCATCCCAGATTCTGACATCACTGCCTCCAGCGCCTGGTCAGACTCCACGGAGGCCAAACATGGAAG GTTGAGTACTGGAGAGGGGGACGGAGCGTGGTGTCCATTAGGATCCGTGTTCCCCAGCGGATCAGAGTACCTTCAG ATTGACCTGCGCAGACTCCACTTCCTGGCTCTGGTCGGCACTCAGGGTCGCCACGCTGACGGACACGGTCAGGAGTTTGCACGCAGTTACCGGCTCCGCTATTCCCGAGATGGAGAGAAATGGATCACCTGGAAGGACCGCTGGGGCCAAGAT GTGGTGTCTGGTAATGAGAATACCTACGATGTTGTGCTGAAAGACCTCGGACCTCCCATTGTGGCACGCATGGTGCGATTCTACCCCCTCGCCGACCGGGTTATGAGCGTTTGTCTTCGGGTGGAGCTCTATGGCTGCCTTTGGAACG ATGGGTTGAAGGCTTACACAGCTCCAGTGGGTCATGTCATGCAGCTGCCCGGCATGTCTGTGTATCTCAACGACTCCACCTATGATGGGAGCACGGAACAAGG gataCAGTTTGGAGGCCTTGGTCAGCTGTGTGACGGTGTCCTGGGAGGAGACGACTTTACAAAGACTAAGGAGTTGAGGGTGTGGCCTGGGTATGACTACCTGGGCTGGAGCCGGGAAGCTCTCGGGCAAGGCAGCGTGGATATTGAGTTCCACTTTGAGAAACCACGAGTCTTCCACCACATGCAG GTGCACAGTAATAACCGTCACACACAGGGTGTGAGGGTTTTCAGCAAAGTGGAGTGCCTTTTTAAGCCTGGCATCCTCCAGCCATGGTCCTCTCCTGCCCTCACCTTGCCTGTGCCCCTCGAGGATCTAAAGGACCCCTCGTCACGACCCATCTCTCTCCCACTGGGCGGCCGGCCGGCTCAGATCCTCCGCTGCAAATTCTACTTTGCCGACCGTTGGCTGCTCATCAGCGAGATATCTTTCCTCTCTG AGCCGTTTGAGGAGGATGTCACAGACACTGATTTATTTCCTCCAAATATTCCCAAGATTCCTGGCACCAaatcctctcctcctcctgttaaTGTCACCTCCTCTGCTCCCACGTCGAGCCGCGGTGCCTTCAATTCCACTACCGGGCCTACTG aaccccccaccaccaccaccgctgTCATGATGGACACCACTGGTAACTGGACGCTTTCag GGCCGGCGTTTGCTGCTGTTACTCCGAGGGCGGGGCTTCCCGTGGCTAAAGACGACAGCAGCAATACAGccattctgattggctgcctggtGGGCATCATCCTTCTGCTCCTGGCTGTGATAGTTGTCATTCTTTGGAGGCAGTACTGGAAAAAGTTACTGGGAAAG GCCCAAGGCAGTCTGTCCAGTGATGAGCTGCGGGTTCACCTCTCCGTCCCCTCGGACAACGTGGTCATCAACAACACCCACAGCTACTCGAGTCGCTACCAGCGCATCCACACTTTTCCGGATGACCGTGACCACGACAGAGAAGCAGAAGGGGAGTATCAGGAGCCCAGCGCCCTGCTCCGGCCCCGAGATCACAGAGACAGCACAG CCTTGCTGTTAAACAACCCAACCCATTACCTGCTCCTACCAGATCACAGAAAAGGCTTGAGAGCGTTAGTCGTCCCCAGCTCCACACAGGTTCGGGAAAAGAGCCTCAATGTGCCCCAGG CTTGTGGTCTGGACTTTGACATGGAGAAAGGTTTCCCCCCAGCACAGGAGGAGCCTCCTCCCTACCCCGGGTCCCCTCCTTACCCTTCCCTGTCTCCGCCCGTGTCTCCCCCGATGCCCCCCAGCGTCCCCCACTATGCCGAGGCAGACATCGTGAGCTTGCAGGGTGTCAGCGGCAACAACACCTACGCTGTTCCGGCCTTGGCCTCTTCAAGCCCCGGAGCTGATGCCGCCCCGCTGCCAGAGCTGCCACGCCAGTGTCTCATCTTCAAGGAGAAGCTCGGGGAGGGGCAGTTTGGAGAG GTACACCTGTGTGAAATCGAGAGCCCTCAGGACCTTCCTACCCTGGAGTTCCCCTTCAATGTGAGAAAAGGTCGCCCCCTTCTGGTAGCTGTGAAGATACTGCGCCCAGACGCCTCCAAGAACGCCAG GAACGACTTCCTGAAAGAGGTGAAGATCCTGTCTCGCTTGAAGGACCCGAACATAATCAGGCTGCTGGGGGTGTGTGTGAGCAGTGATCCGCTCTGCATGGTCACCGAATACATGGAGTGTGGAGACTTGAACCAGTATTTGTCCCAGCGAGTGCTTCTGGACAAAACTGGGCCTTCACACAATACGCCAACCATCAG TTACCCAGCGCTCATCTCCATGGCCAGCCAGATTGCGTCAGGAATGAAGTTCCTCTCCTCGCTTAACTTCGTGCACCGAGATCTGGCCACGCGTAACTGTctggttgggggtgagaggGGCGAGAGCGGAGAGGACCGAGGCGGAGAGCGCCACATCAAGATCGCCGACTTCGGCATGAGCAGGAACTTGTACGCTGGAGACTACTACAGGATCCAGGGCAGGGCCGTGCTGCCAATACGCTGGATGGCCTGGGAGTGCATACTCATG GGTAAGTTCACCACGGCGAGCGATGTGTGGGCGTTCGGAGTCACTCTGTGGGAGATGCTGAGCGTTTGTCAGGAGCAGCCGTATTCCACCCTCACGGATGAGCAAGTCATCGACAATGCTGGCGAGTTCTTCAGAGACCAGGGCAGACAG GTGTATCTGAGC